In Hahella sp. KA22, one genomic interval encodes:
- a CDS encoding GNAT family N-acetyltransferase: protein MEIREALEQDFEQIWRIFHSVAVAGETYAYAPDTSKEEAYELWLRQPQKTYVAVEGDTVLGTYYLKQNQLGLGSHVSNCGYMVAEAARGKGVAASLCEHSQAMAKKYGYKAMQFNFVVSTNEVAVNLWRKLGYDIAGRLPKAFRHSKLGLVDALVMYKWLGD from the coding sequence ATGGAAATAAGAGAGGCGTTAGAACAGGACTTTGAGCAGATTTGGCGGATATTTCACTCTGTGGCTGTCGCGGGAGAAACCTATGCTTACGCCCCTGACACAAGTAAAGAGGAAGCCTACGAATTATGGTTGCGCCAGCCACAGAAAACCTATGTCGCAGTTGAGGGCGATACAGTCTTGGGAACCTATTACTTGAAGCAAAATCAATTGGGATTAGGTTCTCATGTCAGCAATTGCGGCTATATGGTGGCGGAGGCCGCCCGTGGCAAAGGCGTGGCGGCGTCCCTATGCGAACACTCGCAGGCCATGGCGAAAAAATATGGGTACAAAGCCATGCAATTTAATTTTGTGGTATCCACCAATGAAGTCGCGGTTAATCTGTGGCGCAAGTTGGGCTATGACATCGCCGGCCGCCTTCCCAAAGCCTTCCGTCACTCAAAGCTTGGACTGGTGGATGCTTTGGTTATGTACAAGTGGCTGGGGGATTGA
- a CDS encoding DNA polymerase Y family protein, whose amino-acid sequence MRWLYLYFPHLYAETWSPDFRETTPIALVHEGASVIVDANASASRSGVDPGMLLNTAFCLCSPLQVLPIKPHKQTQAMHRAAQIANRFSSWISLDEPDGMYLEVASMKRLYTSPSLLRQDIQQAFSALGVTVLTATAPHPKAARLLARSNIEKDVNAENFWRALKLLKLDRLKLESRIEYKLRKVGLKTIYDIAKLPSCDLAYRIDADLALYLDHALGRKPWRPSPFTPPSRFKKRLDLEQEFESLQPLLFYLAKAIKEFCLFLQERCLISQTLEVRLIHRHQPPTLESIRLAQGDNRPDSWLYILNKSLERIELSAPVVMVELSASNFEEAPQQSEYLFAHFNENIAAEKTRLLNRLAARLGSDHVHFLSLTTDHRPELKTQQTPLPAIVKHPLSRTSSQPIWLLPSAQPINIETYKLLHGPLRIDSGWWDKYAVRRDYYVAVTPTNSLHWIFHTPENQWFRHGFFS is encoded by the coding sequence ATGCGATGGTTATATCTTTACTTCCCACACCTGTATGCAGAAACGTGGAGTCCAGACTTCAGAGAAACCACTCCCATTGCCCTGGTTCATGAAGGCGCCTCTGTCATTGTTGACGCAAACGCGAGCGCGTCGCGCTCGGGCGTGGATCCTGGGATGCTCTTAAACACAGCATTCTGCCTATGCTCCCCCCTACAGGTTCTCCCCATCAAACCCCACAAGCAAACTCAAGCAATGCATCGAGCAGCGCAAATTGCTAACCGCTTTTCCTCTTGGATAAGCCTGGACGAGCCTGACGGTATGTACCTGGAAGTCGCCTCAATGAAACGCCTGTATACAAGCCCTTCGCTGTTGCGTCAGGACATTCAGCAGGCATTTTCAGCCCTTGGCGTTACCGTGTTGACCGCAACAGCGCCCCACCCCAAAGCAGCCCGTCTCCTTGCTCGCTCAAACATAGAAAAAGACGTTAACGCTGAGAATTTTTGGCGAGCGCTCAAGCTCCTGAAATTAGATCGCTTGAAGCTGGAAAGCCGCATCGAATATAAGCTGCGCAAGGTGGGTCTAAAAACCATTTATGATATCGCCAAACTTCCAAGCTGCGATCTTGCGTATCGAATCGATGCAGACCTTGCTTTGTATCTTGACCACGCTCTTGGCCGCAAACCTTGGCGGCCTTCGCCTTTCACTCCTCCAAGCCGTTTCAAAAAGCGGCTGGACCTGGAGCAAGAATTTGAAAGCCTACAGCCTTTACTCTTCTACTTAGCCAAAGCCATTAAAGAGTTCTGCCTTTTTTTACAGGAGCGCTGCCTGATTAGCCAGACCTTGGAAGTACGCCTTATTCATCGCCATCAACCGCCGACCTTAGAGAGCATCAGACTTGCGCAGGGAGATAACCGGCCCGACTCCTGGTTATACATCCTGAATAAGAGCCTGGAAAGAATAGAGCTGTCCGCGCCAGTTGTAATGGTTGAGCTTTCCGCCTCCAACTTTGAAGAAGCGCCCCAACAGTCAGAGTATTTATTCGCCCATTTCAACGAAAATATCGCTGCTGAAAAAACGCGCTTACTCAATAGGCTGGCTGCGCGGCTGGGCTCCGACCACGTGCATTTTCTTAGCCTGACCACCGACCATAGGCCGGAACTAAAAACCCAACAAACACCTCTACCCGCGATTGTAAAACACCCACTTTCACGCACCTCATCACAGCCGATTTGGCTGCTGCCTTCGGCGCAGCCTATCAATATTGAGACTTATAAACTGCTTCATGGGCCACTACGCATAGATTCCGGCTGGTGGGATAAATATGCCGTTAGGCGGGACTACTATGTCGCCGTCACCCCTACCAATAGTTTGCACTGGATTTTTCATACCCCTGAAAATCAGTGGTTCCGGCACGGTTTTTTTTCCTGA
- the imuA gene encoding translesion DNA synthesis-associated protein ImuA: MTKILFLYTVFLFQLNPTQIMNKSGLEQAINQGQVWRGRHFSSAPIKGLDTGFPSLNQALADGGWPADGVTEIGYRSLGMGEVSLLFPALASLSHQDQWILWVAPPYPLYAPALINSGLSLYNNLITQPQSRRDLLWSIEESLKSSSSAAVLAWPGGMRPEHVRRLQIIAAQQQKPCFLFQDRQYANSPSSLRIRLNMLSQGVLCVEILKQRRGWTVSKVAIDSLHPPSLFRRPSFHTEAENDAHRKRSQ, encoded by the coding sequence TTGACAAAAATACTGTTTTTATATACAGTATTTTTATTTCAACTTAATCCTACTCAGATAATGAACAAATCAGGGCTAGAACAAGCTATTAATCAAGGCCAAGTATGGCGGGGAAGGCATTTCTCCTCAGCCCCCATAAAGGGTCTGGACACCGGCTTTCCTTCTTTGAATCAGGCATTGGCGGATGGTGGATGGCCAGCGGATGGCGTCACCGAAATAGGATATAGATCACTAGGTATGGGAGAGGTCAGCCTTTTGTTTCCGGCTTTGGCTTCATTAAGCCATCAAGACCAGTGGATACTGTGGGTAGCGCCGCCGTATCCCCTATATGCGCCAGCATTAATTAATAGCGGTTTGAGTCTCTACAACAACCTGATAACTCAACCTCAATCTCGCCGAGATTTGCTCTGGTCAATCGAAGAAAGTCTGAAAAGCTCATCGTCCGCCGCGGTATTGGCGTGGCCTGGCGGCATGCGGCCGGAACACGTGCGTCGACTACAGATTATTGCGGCTCAACAGCAAAAGCCGTGCTTCTTGTTTCAGGATAGACAGTACGCCAACTCACCCAGCTCATTGAGAATTCGTTTAAATATGCTCTCTCAAGGAGTCTTATGCGTGGAGATCCTAAAACAACGTAGAGGGTGGACGGTATCCAAAGTAGCCATAGACTCGCTACATCCGCCCTCTCTTTTTAGGCGCCCCTCATTTCACACGGAAGCTGAAAACGACGCTCACAGAAAAAGGTCCCAATAA
- a CDS encoding ABC transporter substrate-binding protein, with amino-acid sequence MKRLILSVLTVFIAAVGFEVRAEGKNVQLTSLDWPPYTSEGLANQGASAAVAKEAFAAMGYTLEVKFYPWKRAVALAKNDPAYDGYFPEYYAKELEDDFILSEPMGSGPLGFAQRKNHQIDWSALPDLAKYRIGVVSGYVNTAEFDDMVANKQLNASEAGDDVKNLMKLVSDRIDLAVVDKNVMKYLLSTEASLKSAADAIEFNPTLLEDKKLYICFKKGPRGEELAKVFSEGLKKIDVDKIMQGYF; translated from the coding sequence ATGAAGCGCCTTATTCTATCTGTTTTGACGGTCTTTATCGCCGCTGTAGGTTTTGAGGTGAGGGCTGAAGGTAAAAACGTGCAACTGACGTCCCTGGACTGGCCGCCCTATACCTCGGAAGGCCTGGCCAACCAGGGCGCCAGCGCGGCGGTGGCCAAAGAAGCGTTCGCCGCCATGGGTTACACGCTGGAGGTGAAGTTCTATCCCTGGAAGCGCGCGGTAGCTCTTGCCAAGAACGATCCGGCCTATGACGGCTACTTCCCTGAGTACTACGCCAAAGAGCTGGAAGACGACTTTATCCTGTCCGAGCCAATGGGCTCAGGCCCTTTGGGTTTCGCCCAGCGCAAAAATCATCAGATTGACTGGTCGGCGTTGCCGGATCTCGCCAAATATCGTATCGGCGTGGTCAGCGGCTATGTGAATACCGCCGAGTTTGACGACATGGTGGCCAACAAACAGCTCAACGCGAGCGAAGCGGGAGATGACGTAAAGAACCTGATGAAGCTGGTGTCGGACCGTATCGATCTGGCTGTAGTGGACAAAAACGTTATGAAATACCTGTTATCTACTGAGGCCAGCCTTAAATCCGCCGCTGACGCGATTGAGTTCAACCCGACGTTACTGGAAGACAAGAAGCTCTATATCTGCTTCAAAAAAGGCCCTCGTGGGGAAGAGCTAGCCAAGGTGTTCAGCGAGGGCCTGAAAAAAATCGACGTCGACAAAATCATGCAGGGATATTTTTAA
- the potA gene encoding spermidine/putrescine ABC transporter ATP-binding protein PotA, whose translation MSKPPILTLADITKRFDTQEVLSGFNLSIEDGEFFTILGPSGCGKTTVLRLIAGFEGADEGRIMLNGQDVSKLSAEKRPVNTVFQSYALFPHMTVFDNVAFGLKMAKVSKPEIAERVKEALATVRLSDFATRKPHQLSGGQKQRVAIARAVVNRPKVLLLDESLSALDYKLRQQMQMELKQLQRKLGITFIYVTHDQEEALSMSDRVLVMHNGQAQQVGTPREIYECPNNLFVASFIGEINVFNAEILESLGDYRYVAAMDGFKREIHADRRFEAGDKVHVLLRPEDLRIEYLEDAPDRPGFSGKVLERNYTGQTLDSQIQLPSGQTIMASEFFDEDDPDFDYSINQKVWVDWVHGWEHVIKAES comes from the coding sequence TTGAGCAAACCGCCCATTCTTACGCTTGCCGACATCACCAAACGCTTTGATACGCAAGAAGTGCTGTCGGGCTTCAACTTGAGCATTGAAGACGGAGAATTCTTTACGATTTTGGGGCCGTCAGGCTGCGGCAAAACCACCGTGCTGCGCCTGATCGCCGGATTTGAGGGCGCGGATGAAGGGCGCATCATGCTGAATGGGCAGGATGTTTCCAAGCTGTCTGCGGAAAAGCGGCCGGTGAATACGGTGTTTCAGAGTTACGCCCTGTTCCCCCACATGACCGTGTTCGACAATGTGGCTTTCGGTTTGAAAATGGCCAAAGTCAGCAAACCGGAAATCGCCGAACGCGTAAAAGAAGCGTTAGCCACTGTGCGTCTGTCTGATTTCGCCACGCGTAAACCCCATCAGTTGTCAGGCGGCCAGAAACAGCGCGTCGCCATCGCCCGCGCCGTCGTAAACCGCCCCAAAGTATTGTTGCTGGACGAATCCCTCAGCGCCCTGGATTATAAATTGCGTCAACAGATGCAGATGGAGCTGAAACAGCTGCAGCGCAAGCTGGGCATTACCTTTATCTATGTAACCCACGACCAGGAAGAAGCCCTGTCCATGTCCGACCGCGTTCTGGTCATGCACAATGGTCAGGCGCAACAGGTAGGGACGCCGCGTGAAATATATGAGTGTCCCAATAATCTGTTCGTCGCCAGCTTCATTGGGGAAATCAACGTATTCAACGCGGAAATCCTGGAAAGCCTGGGCGATTACCGCTATGTCGCCGCAATGGACGGCTTCAAGCGGGAGATTCACGCAGACCGCCGTTTCGAGGCGGGCGACAAAGTACATGTATTGCTGCGTCCGGAAGACTTGAGGATTGAATATCTGGAGGACGCGCCAGATCGTCCCGGTTTCTCAGGGAAAGTCTTGGAGCGTAATTACACTGGACAGACTCTGGACTCGCAGATTCAGTTGCCGTCAGGACAAACCATCATGGCCAGTGAGTTCTTTGATGAGGACGATCCTGACTTCGACTACAGCATCAATCAGAAAGTCTGGGTCGATTGGGTGCATGGCTGGGAACACGTGATCAAAGCGGAGTCCTGA
- a CDS encoding extracellular solute-binding protein has product MKKTSFVTGFLFAAGFLFAAIGTARAAEKVVVYNWTEYIPEGVLDEFTAKTGIEVEYATYESNEVMYAKVQLQKGKGYDVVVPSGYYISKMRKEGLLAPIDKSKLSNFKHLDPNLLNKPYDPDNQYSIPYTWGSTGIGINAEAIDPKSITSWKDLWDPKWKGSLLLTDDVREVFHMALKINGHSGNSTDPAEIKQAYELLKTLMPNVLVYNSDAPREPYMAGDVNLGMIWNGEVIQAQQENPDIQYIYPKEGAAFWVDSFAIPAGAEHKENALKFIDFMLQPEIAKRCVEFIGYATPNKSALNLLDEKLRNNQTIFPPAEVIQKGDFQQDVGEAMEIYNDYWQKLKTGN; this is encoded by the coding sequence ATGAAAAAAACCTCCTTTGTAACTGGCTTCCTCTTCGCGGCAGGCTTCCTGTTCGCCGCTATTGGCACAGCCCGGGCGGCGGAGAAAGTGGTCGTGTACAACTGGACCGAATACATACCAGAAGGCGTACTGGACGAGTTCACCGCCAAGACCGGCATCGAAGTGGAGTACGCCACTTACGAAAGCAACGAGGTCATGTACGCCAAAGTCCAACTACAAAAGGGCAAAGGCTACGACGTGGTGGTGCCGTCCGGTTACTACATTTCGAAAATGCGCAAAGAAGGTTTGCTGGCGCCCATCGATAAGTCCAAGCTTTCCAACTTCAAGCATCTGGACCCGAACCTGTTGAACAAACCCTACGACCCGGATAACCAATACAGTATCCCTTACACCTGGGGCAGCACGGGCATTGGCATTAACGCGGAAGCGATCGATCCCAAGAGCATCACCTCCTGGAAAGACCTGTGGGACCCAAAATGGAAAGGCAGCCTGCTGCTGACGGACGATGTTCGCGAAGTGTTCCACATGGCGTTGAAAATCAACGGCCACTCCGGCAACTCCACTGATCCTGCGGAAATCAAGCAAGCTTATGAGCTGCTGAAAACCCTCATGCCCAACGTATTGGTGTATAACTCAGACGCGCCCCGCGAGCCTTATATGGCTGGTGACGTCAACCTGGGTATGATCTGGAACGGTGAAGTGATTCAGGCGCAACAGGAAAACCCGGACATTCAGTATATCTATCCCAAAGAAGGCGCCGCATTCTGGGTGGATAGCTTCGCCATTCCCGCTGGCGCCGAGCACAAGGAAAATGCGCTCAAGTTCATCGATTTCATGCTGCAGCCGGAAATCGCCAAGCGCTGCGTGGAATTTATCGGCTACGCCACTCCTAACAAGTCAGCGCTGAACCTGCTGGATGAAAAACTGCGCAACAATCAAACCATCTTCCCTCCCGCTGAAGTCATCCAGAAAGGCGACTTCCAGCAGGACGTAGGCGAAGCCATGGAAATTTATAACGATTACTGGCAGAAGCTGAAAACCGGCAACTGA
- the potB gene encoding spermidine/putrescine ABC transporter permease PotB, whose amino-acid sequence MSQSPFRRFIIILTLAWLALFVLAPHFLVVLTSVMTPDSEHLAVWPMTLDAYARIWEPLYADVFWQSLALSAKATLICLLLGYPFAYIVAKMSPAWRAFMMFLMIIPFWTNSLIRTYAIKLLLGNKGLFNWVLEAIGVIDAPIQMIYTEFAVVFGLTYILLPFMALPLISSFDKLDKDLIEAGHDLGAGFWQRFYHIVLPLTMPGVVAGCLIVFLPAMGMFYVADLLGGAKNLLLGNIIKNQFLVVRDWPFGSAFSVTLIVIMGMMLWLYYAANKKVQRMGGLDDQNL is encoded by the coding sequence GTGAGCCAATCGCCTTTTCGCCGTTTCATCATCATTTTGACGCTGGCCTGGCTGGCGTTGTTCGTTCTGGCGCCCCACTTTCTGGTAGTGCTGACCAGCGTGATGACGCCTGACTCCGAGCATCTGGCGGTCTGGCCGATGACGCTGGACGCCTACGCCCGTATCTGGGAACCGTTATACGCCGACGTTTTCTGGCAGAGTCTGGCGCTGTCCGCCAAGGCGACGCTGATCTGTCTGTTGCTCGGCTACCCGTTCGCCTACATTGTCGCCAAGATGTCGCCAGCCTGGCGCGCCTTCATGATGTTCCTGATGATCATCCCCTTTTGGACCAACAGCCTGATCCGTACCTACGCCATCAAGCTTTTGCTTGGCAATAAGGGGCTGTTCAACTGGGTGCTGGAGGCCATTGGCGTCATCGACGCTCCCATTCAGATGATTTATACCGAGTTCGCGGTCGTGTTCGGTCTGACTTACATCCTGCTGCCTTTTATGGCGCTGCCGTTGATTTCCAGTTTCGACAAGCTGGATAAAGATCTGATCGAAGCCGGCCACGATCTGGGCGCGGGATTCTGGCAGCGCTTCTATCATATCGTGTTGCCGCTCACCATGCCGGGCGTGGTTGCAGGTTGCCTGATCGTATTCCTGCCCGCCATGGGCATGTTCTATGTGGCGGACCTGCTCGGCGGCGCCAAGAACCTGCTGTTGGGCAACATCATCAAGAATCAGTTCCTGGTGGTGCGGGACTGGCCGTTCGGCTCCGCTTTCAGCGTCACGCTGATTGTCATCATGGGGATGATGTTATGGCTGTATTACGCCGCCAACAAAAAAGTGCAGCGCATGGGAGGCCTCGATGACCAGAATCTTTAA
- a CDS encoding U32 family peptidase produces the protein MKISLGPLPYFWPKDMVVQFYSQVAAAPVDIVYLGETVCSKRREMNLRDWLDIADSLLDAGKEVALSTLALIEAESELKSLRAICKAANANERLSVEANDMAAAHLMSEAGKPFIAGPYLNLYNAPALAIMQQAGAKRWTPPMEISRHALEGVLGNLATPIETELFAYGHLPLALSARCFTARSEGLPKDDCRFVCKKYPQGIPTRSQEGETLFNLNGIQTQSGKCYHLLNQWRDLQHAGVNVIRLSPESPDTLQIVESLALALKQEQDKVLPYQLNHSNGYWSRIPGMELAAGPQETPHLS, from the coding sequence ATGAAAATCTCTCTGGGTCCCCTGCCTTATTTCTGGCCGAAAGACATGGTCGTTCAATTCTATTCCCAGGTCGCCGCCGCGCCGGTCGATATTGTTTATCTGGGAGAAACCGTCTGTTCCAAGCGCCGGGAGATGAACTTGCGCGATTGGCTGGACATCGCTGACTCACTGCTCGATGCGGGAAAAGAGGTGGCGCTCTCCACCCTGGCGTTAATAGAAGCGGAGTCGGAATTGAAGTCCTTGCGCGCTATCTGCAAAGCGGCCAACGCAAACGAACGCCTGAGCGTGGAAGCCAATGACATGGCCGCGGCGCACCTGATGTCGGAAGCCGGCAAACCGTTCATCGCCGGCCCTTACCTGAACCTTTACAACGCACCGGCGCTGGCAATCATGCAACAGGCGGGCGCCAAACGCTGGACGCCGCCGATGGAAATCAGCCGTCACGCGCTGGAAGGAGTTCTGGGGAATCTCGCTACGCCCATTGAAACCGAGCTGTTCGCCTACGGTCATCTCCCCCTTGCGCTCTCCGCACGCTGCTTCACAGCAAGATCGGAAGGATTGCCCAAGGACGACTGTCGTTTCGTCTGCAAGAAATACCCGCAAGGTATTCCCACACGGAGCCAGGAAGGCGAAACCTTGTTCAACCTCAACGGTATTCAGACGCAGTCCGGCAAGTGTTATCACCTGCTGAATCAATGGCGTGATCTGCAACATGCGGGCGTGAACGTAATTCGTCTGAGTCCCGAATCGCCGGATACGCTTCAGATCGTAGAGAGTTTAGCGCTGGCGCTAAAACAGGAACAGGACAAGGTCCTGCCCTACCAGCTCAACCATAGCAACGGTTACTGGAGCCGAATCCCAGGCATGGAGCTGGCGGCGGGACCGCAGGAAACGCCTCATCTCTCCTGA
- a CDS encoding peptidase U32 family protein codes for MELVCPAGSPPALRAAVDNGADAVYIGFKDDTNARHFAGLNFDDAKAQQALAYARDRGVKLFVAINTYAQSQGWERWRNAVDKVAGLRADALIAADIGVMDYAARQYPQLNLHLSVQGSATNYEALRFYHSRFNIKRAVLPRVLSLPQVRQVASHSPVDLEVFAFGSLCIMAEGRCYMSSYMTGESPNNSGACSPAKFVKWEQKDGRLESRLNGSLIDRFEADENAGYPTLCKGRFDAGGSHAFHVFEEPTSLNTLDLIPELAATGVKAVKIEGRQRSPSYVAQVVSTWRQALDCFHRDPAAFRCQQDWLEALQELSEGAQTTLGAYSRPWQ; via the coding sequence ATGGAGCTGGTTTGTCCGGCGGGAAGTCCTCCCGCTCTTCGCGCCGCCGTAGATAACGGCGCCGACGCTGTTTACATTGGATTCAAAGACGATACCAACGCCCGCCATTTCGCCGGGCTGAATTTTGACGACGCCAAAGCCCAACAGGCGCTGGCTTACGCACGCGACCGCGGCGTAAAGCTCTTCGTCGCCATCAACACCTATGCGCAATCACAAGGTTGGGAGCGCTGGCGCAATGCGGTGGATAAAGTCGCCGGCTTGCGGGCGGACGCCCTGATCGCCGCGGACATTGGGGTCATGGATTACGCCGCCCGCCAGTATCCCCAGCTTAATCTGCATCTCTCTGTACAAGGCTCCGCCACCAACTATGAAGCGCTGCGCTTCTACCACAGCCGTTTCAATATCAAACGGGCGGTCCTGCCCAGGGTATTGTCCTTGCCACAGGTCCGCCAGGTGGCGTCGCACAGCCCGGTTGATCTGGAGGTCTTCGCTTTCGGCAGCCTGTGCATCATGGCCGAGGGACGTTGCTATATGTCGTCCTATATGACTGGTGAATCGCCCAATAACAGCGGCGCCTGCTCGCCCGCAAAATTCGTGAAGTGGGAGCAGAAAGATGGACGCCTGGAGTCCCGCCTGAACGGCTCTCTCATTGATCGCTTCGAAGCGGACGAAAACGCCGGCTATCCCACGTTATGCAAAGGGCGCTTTGACGCCGGCGGCAGCCATGCTTTCCACGTTTTTGAAGAGCCGACCAGCCTGAATACCCTCGACCTCATTCCAGAACTCGCCGCGACCGGCGTCAAGGCGGTGAAAATAGAAGGCCGGCAGCGCAGCCCTTCTTACGTCGCACAGGTCGTGTCCACTTGGCGTCAGGCCCTGGATTGCTTCCATCGCGATCCTGCCGCATTCCGTTGCCAGCAAGACTGGCTGGAGGCGCTACAAGAGTTGTCAGAGGGCGCGCAAACCACATTGGGCGCCTATTCGCGTCCCTGGCAATAA
- a CDS encoding GNAT family N-acetyltransferase, protein MPSLGLQTDLMFSRYSGLVEDVGRYVVITTPSNPNYYFGNYLLLKAPPQAGQWSDLELDFARYVGAPPRIKHFAFQWRVSGDEDGADMSGFMQRGYEYMECAVLTAKRTALLEPQKVNADIDVRMLQSEEDWRAWYELELQERDIDQPKEDYVAYLQGVRDMYRSMIAAGRGDWFGAFQQGELVGSVGLFFDERIGRFQNVLTKSSHRSQGICHTLVHAVAKAGFDRADTLVMVADENYHAARIYESLGFQPSERQASLCRRNDGESKSGEDSGVEASKPE, encoded by the coding sequence ATGCCAAGCCTTGGATTACAGACTGATTTGATGTTCAGCCGGTATTCCGGTTTGGTCGAGGATGTGGGTCGATATGTTGTGATTACCACGCCGAGCAATCCGAATTATTACTTTGGCAATTATCTGTTGTTGAAGGCGCCGCCGCAGGCGGGGCAGTGGAGTGATCTGGAGTTGGACTTTGCGCGTTATGTTGGCGCGCCGCCGAGGATTAAGCATTTTGCGTTTCAGTGGCGCGTCAGCGGCGACGAGGATGGGGCTGATATGAGCGGTTTTATGCAGCGGGGTTATGAGTACATGGAATGTGCGGTCCTCACTGCGAAGCGAACGGCATTGTTAGAACCACAAAAAGTTAACGCTGATATTGATGTGCGGATGCTGCAATCAGAAGAGGATTGGCGCGCCTGGTATGAGCTTGAGTTGCAGGAGCGGGATATTGATCAGCCGAAGGAGGACTATGTCGCTTACCTGCAAGGCGTTCGTGATATGTATCGGAGCATGATCGCTGCAGGAAGAGGAGATTGGTTCGGCGCGTTTCAGCAGGGAGAGTTAGTGGGCAGTGTCGGTCTTTTTTTTGATGAGCGTATTGGCCGGTTTCAGAATGTGTTGACCAAGTCTTCCCACCGAAGCCAGGGAATTTGCCACACGCTGGTGCATGCCGTGGCGAAAGCGGGTTTTGATCGGGCGGATACATTGGTCATGGTGGCGGACGAAAACTACCACGCAGCGCGTATCTACGAATCTTTGGGGTTTCAGCCCAGCGAACGTCAGGCGAGTCTATGTCGTCGTAATGACGGTGAAAGTAAATCGGGAGAGGATAGCGGAGTGGAGGCAAGCAAGCCGGAGTAA
- the potC gene encoding spermidine/putrescine ABC transporter permease PotC codes for MTRIFKSGFLGLIFLYLYLPILVLVVNSFNESKYGYDWKGFSWRWYEKLWNNDALMDAFGNSLLIACLSATAATVIGALMALAIYRYKFPLKKTAGSLLFVVMMSPDIVLAITFLVIFIALGIQLGFWSLLIAHITFCLPFVVITVYAQLKGFDDNLLEAAQDLGASESRIFRLIILPIILPAVISGWLLSFTLSLDDVIISSFVTGPGFEILPIRVFSMVKVGISPEVNVLATVLLFISLTLVTVVTLLMKRKTEA; via the coding sequence ATGACCAGAATCTTTAAATCCGGTTTTCTGGGACTGATCTTCCTGTACCTGTATCTGCCCATCCTGGTGCTGGTGGTCAACTCGTTCAATGAATCCAAGTACGGCTATGACTGGAAAGGCTTCTCCTGGCGCTGGTATGAAAAGCTGTGGAATAACGATGCGCTGATGGACGCCTTCGGCAATTCTTTGCTTATCGCCTGTCTGTCCGCGACGGCGGCGACCGTCATTGGGGCGTTAATGGCGCTGGCGATTTATCGCTATAAGTTTCCCCTCAAGAAAACCGCCGGCAGCTTGTTGTTCGTGGTGATGATGTCGCCGGATATCGTCCTGGCGATAACCTTCCTGGTTATTTTTATCGCACTGGGAATTCAGCTGGGATTCTGGTCCCTGCTGATCGCTCACATCACGTTCTGCCTGCCTTTTGTGGTAATTACCGTTTACGCTCAGCTGAAAGGGTTTGACGATAATCTACTGGAAGCGGCGCAGGATTTAGGCGCCAGTGAAAGCCGCATCTTTCGCCTGATCATTTTACCGATTATCCTGCCCGCGGTTATTTCCGGCTGGCTGCTGAGTTTCACACTGTCTTTGGACGATGTCATTATCAGCTCATTCGTGACCGGACCCGGTTTTGAGATTCTGCCCATTCGGGTGTTCTCAATGGTGAAGGTGGGCATTTCGCCCGAGGTGAATGTGTTGGCCACAGTATTGCTGTTTATTTCTTTAACTCTTGTCACGGTGGTGACGCTACTTATGAAAAGGAAAACCGAAGCATGA